AATCAAAGAAGAACTTGAAAAAAATTAGAAAAAAGCTAAAGTAAGGAAAAACTCACTTCCTGCTTTAGCTTTTTATTTTGTATTTGGAACTATATATTTACAAAGATTAAATAAATTATATGAAGTATATGTATCTTTCATATATATATAGTCTTTCTCATAATCCCCATCCCAAGGATATAGTGAAATATAATTTTCATTATAAACATCTATAACAAATTTTCTTTCTGAGAAAGTTATGAAAATCTTATACTCTGGATTTTGAGGAAGGTCTTTAGGTTTATATATATAATTTTCAGGTTTTAGATATTTAAAAAATTTCCTAGTAGTAAGAATTTCACCTTCTTCTAATCTTTTACCCTTATAAAAGTTTAAATATAGGATATTTATTTCAGTTGGATCCTCTGCTTTAAAACAATTTAGCATTTCATTTGTATAATAGGATTTTGAGGGTTTTTTCTTTTTAAATTTTGAAGTATCTATTTTTATATAGCATCCACTTAAAAAAAGGGAAAAACACAGTATTAAAATAAGGAGGCTTTTATATTTTTTCATAGTATTCACTCCTAATAATAAAATTCTATATTTAAAGTTATGAATAAAAAAATAGTATTATTACTAAAAATTATATCGGATATAAATAAGCAATATAGGATAAGCTATATTTTGAAAGGGGAGTTTGAAATATGGATAATAAGTTAAGGAATACAAAGCAAAATAAAAATGAGGATGGGAAATTTAAAAAGAAAAATATAAAACATGGAAGAAAAGAAAGTGCTAGAACTGTATTTGGAAATATAGAATCAGAAAGTAATGATTAAAATAATTAGAGATAGGTGATATATATGCCATACAATAAAGAAGAAACTAGAAAGGCTAAAAAAGCTAAAATAAGAAGTGATAAACCTTTGATTATAGAAGACAATCAAATGCAAAAACATAAATCTAAGGGGCTTATTAGAGGCGAGGAGTAAAGAGGTGGAACTTATGAAAGAGAGTGCATTCAAAAAAAATAGAGCTAGTAGTAAGCATGTAGAAGTAAATAAGCCAAATAGCTCAAAAGATAAAAAAGGAAATAAAAAATTACCTCCAACTTATGAGAATTTTGAAGGAGAAGAAATAGAATAGTTTTTATAAATATAGCTTGTTTTGTTATAGGGCATATTAGTTAAATAATATGTCCTATGTTAGTATATAGTATGTTTACACTATACTTATTAAAGTTTATAATGAAATTAAATGATTTAAATTATAAAAAGGGTGGGTTAACATGCAAAGAATACTTGATACTATTATATCTAACAATAAAAAGTGGACTAAAAAGGGGACAGTAGCATCATATATTCCTGAGCTTACAAAAGCGAATCC
The nucleotide sequence above comes from Hathewaya histolytica. Encoded proteins:
- a CDS encoding DUF4883 family protein, producing MKKYKSLLILILCFSLFLSGCYIKIDTSKFKKKKPSKSYYTNEMLNCFKAEDPTEINILYLNFYKGKRLEEGEILTTRKFFKYLKPENYIYKPKDLPQNPEYKIFITFSERKFVIDVYNENYISLYPWDGDYEKDYIYMKDTYTSYNLFNLCKYIVPNTK
- a CDS encoding CPC_1213 family protein; this encodes MDNKLRNTKQNKNEDGKFKKKNIKHGRKESARTVFGNIESESND